In one Aeromicrobium erythreum genomic region, the following are encoded:
- a CDS encoding glutathionylspermidine synthase family protein, which translates to MRRLASEPRPDWLAKVEGEGLTYAVDRAEDGEQLPYWDESACYVLSEAEVDHLERVTGDLHAMAVEAAGRMVTDPSVVERLGLPPGSGELLARSLHDPDEISIYGRFDLAWDGTGEPRLLEYNADTPAGLVEAAVCQWTWLEETHPDRDQWNMLHEHLVKRWGELRSQGVDVVHFAVGQQEPTEDWVTVAYLRDTAQEAGVQTLGVTVEDIGWHHDREIFLDPEDVEMRYCFAMYPTEWMLDSIFGQHLIAGRGTTRWIEPPWKLLLGSKALLPVLWDMFPGHPNLLPSYFDAPYAMRRYVTKPLFGWEGDGVEVHGEGIAESVPRSHTEGQQVVYQQYVDLPDFDGHHPVLGTWVIGGRAAGLGIRESRERITTTRARFVPHLMDTPRSSPDQVASWLADTDHR; encoded by the coding sequence GTGCGACGACTCGCGTCAGAGCCGCGGCCCGACTGGCTCGCGAAGGTCGAGGGCGAGGGACTCACGTACGCCGTCGACCGCGCCGAGGACGGCGAGCAGCTGCCCTACTGGGACGAGTCGGCCTGCTACGTGCTGAGCGAGGCCGAGGTCGACCACCTCGAGCGCGTGACCGGCGACCTGCACGCGATGGCGGTGGAGGCCGCCGGCCGGATGGTCACCGATCCGAGCGTCGTCGAGCGCCTCGGTCTGCCGCCCGGGTCGGGCGAGCTGCTGGCGCGGTCCTTGCACGACCCCGACGAGATCTCGATCTACGGCCGCTTCGACCTCGCGTGGGACGGCACGGGCGAGCCCCGGCTGCTGGAGTACAACGCCGACACGCCCGCCGGGCTCGTCGAGGCGGCGGTCTGCCAGTGGACGTGGCTGGAGGAGACGCACCCGGACCGCGACCAGTGGAACATGCTGCACGAGCACCTGGTGAAGCGCTGGGGCGAGCTGCGCTCGCAGGGCGTCGACGTGGTGCACTTCGCCGTCGGGCAGCAGGAGCCGACCGAGGACTGGGTGACGGTCGCGTACCTGCGTGACACGGCGCAGGAGGCGGGCGTGCAGACGCTCGGCGTGACCGTCGAGGACATCGGCTGGCACCACGACCGCGAGATCTTCCTCGACCCCGAGGACGTGGAGATGCGCTACTGCTTCGCCATGTACCCGACGGAGTGGATGCTCGACTCGATCTTCGGGCAGCACCTGATCGCCGGGCGAGGCACGACGCGCTGGATCGAGCCGCCGTGGAAGCTGCTGCTGGGCTCGAAGGCGCTGCTGCCGGTGCTGTGGGACATGTTCCCCGGCCACCCGAACCTGCTCCCGTCCTACTTCGACGCGCCCTACGCGATGCGCCGCTACGTCACGAAGCCGCTGTTCGGCTGGGAGGGCGACGGCGTGGAGGTCCACGGCGAGGGGATCGCCGAGTCCGTCCCCCGCTCGCACACGGAGGGCCAGCAGGTGGTCTACCAGCAGTACGTCGACCTGCCCGACTTCGACGGCCACCACCCCGTGCTCGGGACGTGGGTGATCGGGGGCCGTGCCGCGGGTCTCGGCATCCGCGAGTCACGCGAGCGGATCACCACCACCCGCGCACGCTTCGTCCCGCACCTGATGGACACGCCCCGCTCGTCGCCCGACCAGGTCGCGTCCTGGCTCGCCGACACCGACCACCGCTGA
- a CDS encoding sensor histidine kinase codes for MSRSPGVRGRLVLTTALITTGAMALMLVVVLLAANQLMASQVQTALDDRIDTVAASLAARQGRVEVPDVGADTVLDGVWVFDASGVQVSGPDASARTTAVVDGLAEVRQATTLERGERLFRARPVAVPGPDDLTAVVVATESLDVYEASRDILLGALGVAALLVVAGTAATTAWTVSRTLRRVGEMTESADEWSAHDLEARFDLTGDDELARLGRTLDRLLDRVAQAIRAEQRLTGELAHELRTPLTALRGEAELALLGTPPPDVRERFVRVLEQVDRLNGTITALLEVARHSTGSPRQADVGEVVAALVAARPPADVRTDVAAAAGLHVAAAAELVERIVGPVVDNAVRHARTRVEVVVRRRAGRVVVEVSDDGAGLDAAHGEDVFRAGFRRSDDTEGAGLGLPLARRVAATVGGTVSVTSAHDPTTFTIDLPPA; via the coding sequence ATGAGCCGCTCGCCCGGGGTGCGCGGACGACTCGTGCTCACGACGGCGCTCATCACGACGGGCGCGATGGCGCTCATGCTCGTGGTGGTGCTGCTCGCCGCGAACCAGCTCATGGCGTCGCAGGTGCAGACCGCGCTCGACGACCGCATCGACACCGTGGCCGCGTCGCTCGCAGCACGCCAGGGACGGGTCGAGGTGCCCGACGTGGGGGCCGACACCGTCCTCGACGGCGTCTGGGTCTTCGACGCCTCCGGCGTGCAGGTGTCGGGCCCCGACGCCAGCGCCCGGACGACCGCGGTGGTCGACGGTCTGGCCGAAGTGCGTCAGGCGACGACGCTCGAGCGCGGCGAGCGGCTGTTCCGGGCCCGACCGGTCGCCGTCCCCGGACCTGACGACCTCACCGCCGTCGTCGTGGCCACCGAGTCGCTCGACGTCTACGAGGCGAGCCGCGACATCCTGCTCGGGGCGCTCGGCGTGGCGGCGCTGCTCGTGGTGGCGGGGACCGCCGCTACGACGGCGTGGACCGTGTCGCGCACGCTGCGCCGCGTCGGCGAGATGACCGAGTCCGCCGACGAGTGGAGCGCGCACGACCTCGAGGCCCGCTTCGACCTCACGGGCGACGACGAGCTGGCCCGGCTCGGCCGGACGCTGGACCGCCTGCTCGACCGCGTGGCGCAGGCGATCCGCGCCGAGCAGCGCCTGACCGGGGAGCTGGCGCACGAGCTGCGCACCCCGTTGACCGCGCTGCGCGGCGAGGCCGAGCTGGCACTGCTCGGGACACCGCCACCCGACGTCCGGGAGCGTTTCGTCCGGGTGCTCGAGCAGGTCGATCGGCTGAACGGCACGATCACCGCGCTGCTGGAGGTGGCGCGCCACTCCACCGGGTCGCCACGCCAGGCCGACGTCGGCGAGGTGGTCGCCGCGCTCGTCGCCGCGCGACCTCCCGCGGACGTCCGGACCGACGTCGCCGCTGCGGCCGGGCTGCACGTGGCGGCCGCCGCCGAGCTCGTCGAGCGGATCGTCGGACCCGTCGTCGACAACGCCGTGCGGCACGCCCGCACGCGGGTCGAGGTCGTGGTGCGCCGTCGCGCGGGCCGGGTCGTCGTCGAGGTGAGCGACGACGGGGCCGGCCTCGACGCTGCGCACGGCGAGGACGTGTTCCGCGCCGGCTTCCGACGCAGCGACGACACGGAGGGCGCCGGCCTCGGCCTTCCCCTCGCGCGTCGGGTCGCGGCGACCGTGGGAGGCACCGTGAGCGTGACGTCGGCGCACGACCCGACGACGTTCACCATCGACCTGCCGCCTGCCTGA
- a CDS encoding response regulator transcription factor: MARIGVCEDDASVRRVLVEGLRLSSHDVVLARTGREAMELFGADAELDALVLDIGLPDADGRDVCQALRAGGQHAPVLFLTALDAVHDRVSGFHAGGDDYVPKPFSISEVLVRLEALMRRSRSAPAEATGLVLDPERFSVRSPGGEQRLTPTEFRMLAAIAARPGEVVRRRAVVAAGWPDGAIVHENTIDTYVRRLRVKLEAIDAPVTLETVRGVGFVLR, from the coding sequence GTGGCCAGGATCGGCGTGTGCGAGGACGACGCATCGGTGCGGCGCGTCCTCGTCGAGGGGCTGCGGCTCTCGTCGCACGACGTGGTGCTGGCGCGCACGGGACGCGAGGCGATGGAGCTGTTCGGCGCCGACGCGGAGCTCGACGCGCTCGTCCTCGACATCGGCCTGCCCGACGCCGACGGCCGTGACGTCTGCCAGGCGCTGCGGGCCGGCGGGCAGCACGCGCCGGTGCTGTTCCTGACGGCGCTCGACGCCGTGCACGACCGCGTGTCGGGGTTCCACGCGGGAGGCGACGACTACGTGCCGAAGCCGTTCTCGATCAGCGAGGTGCTGGTGCGTCTCGAGGCCCTCATGCGCCGTTCGCGCAGCGCGCCGGCCGAGGCCACCGGGCTCGTCCTCGACCCCGAGCGCTTCTCGGTCCGCTCCCCCGGCGGTGAGCAGCGGTTGACGCCGACCGAGTTCAGGATGCTGGCGGCCATCGCCGCCCGACCGGGCGAGGTCGTGCGGCGACGCGCCGTGGTCGCGGCCGGCTGGCCCGACGGCGCGATCGTGCACGAGAACACCATCGACACCTACGTGCGCCGCCTGCGCGTGAAGCTCGAGGCCATCGACGCCCCGGTGACCCTCGAGACCGTGCGCGGGGTCGGGTTCGTGCTCCGATGA
- a CDS encoding polyprenol monophosphomannose synthase produces MRNIVIVPTYEERDSIVVLLDALAATAPDADVLVVDDASPDGTADVVRAHPRFGPHVHLLERSGKDGLGAAYRAGFQWALQHGYEGIVQMDADLSHPPERVPALLDALRDVDVAVGSRYVPGGGSRGWPWRRRLLSRAGNVYVRAVLGLHVHDCTAGFKAFRAEALVAVGALTSRSEGYSFQVENTWRAERAGLRVRELPIVFTERTAGASKMSTSIALEALRLPLVWRREELRHALAPRRRVEVGAA; encoded by the coding sequence ATGAGGAACATCGTCATCGTCCCGACCTACGAGGAGCGCGACAGCATCGTCGTGCTCCTCGACGCCCTGGCCGCGACCGCGCCGGACGCCGACGTGCTGGTCGTCGACGACGCCAGTCCCGACGGCACGGCCGACGTGGTGCGCGCCCACCCGCGCTTCGGACCGCACGTGCACCTCCTGGAGCGCTCGGGCAAGGACGGCCTCGGCGCCGCGTACCGTGCGGGCTTCCAGTGGGCGCTGCAGCACGGCTACGAGGGCATCGTGCAGATGGACGCCGACCTGTCGCACCCGCCGGAGCGCGTCCCGGCGCTGCTCGACGCCCTGCGCGACGTCGACGTGGCCGTCGGCTCCCGGTACGTGCCGGGAGGCGGGTCACGCGGGTGGCCCTGGCGGCGGCGCCTGCTGTCGCGGGCGGGCAACGTCTACGTGCGCGCCGTGCTCGGGCTGCACGTCCACGACTGCACGGCCGGCTTCAAGGCCTTCCGGGCCGAGGCGCTCGTCGCCGTCGGGGCGCTCACCTCGCGGTCGGAGGGCTACAGCTTCCAGGTGGAGAACACGTGGCGGGCGGAGCGCGCCGGACTGCGGGTCCGCGAGCTGCCGATCGTCTTCACCGAGCGCACGGCCGGCGCGTCGAAGATGTCGACGAGCATCGCGCTCGAGGCGCTGCGGCTCCCGCTCGTGTGGCGCCGCGAGGAGCTGCGCCACGCCCTCGCCCCACGACGCCGGGTCGAGGTCGGCGCCGCATGA
- a CDS encoding GtrA family protein, protein MTLLRRLLTREVLTFLVVGGSGYVVDVVAFNELLVLPPFRSWDPSVARVLAVGIAMIVTFAGNAALTWSGRRWGRREVAWFVLLNVVGLGFSVVCLLVSHDLLHLTSRLADNVSANGVGLLLGTVFRFWTYRLLVFREDAGPEAVGEGVLHGGTGGRAQSGGSQVEPGTIAS, encoded by the coding sequence ATGACGCTGCTGCGACGGCTGCTGACGCGTGAGGTGCTGACCTTCCTCGTGGTCGGCGGCTCCGGCTACGTCGTCGACGTCGTCGCGTTCAACGAGCTGCTCGTCCTGCCGCCGTTCCGGTCGTGGGACCCGAGCGTCGCCCGGGTGCTCGCCGTCGGCATCGCGATGATCGTGACGTTCGCCGGCAACGCCGCCCTGACGTGGTCGGGACGACGGTGGGGACGCCGTGAGGTCGCGTGGTTCGTGCTGCTGAACGTCGTGGGCCTCGGCTTCTCGGTGGTGTGCCTGCTGGTCTCGCACGACCTCCTGCACCTCACGTCGCGGCTGGCTGACAACGTGAGCGCGAACGGTGTCGGCCTGCTGCTCGGGACCGTCTTCCGGTTCTGGACCTACCGGCTGCTGGTGTTCCGCGAGGACGCCGGACCCGAGGCGGTCGGTGAGGGTGTCCTCCACGGTGGAACGGGCGGCAGGGCGCAGTCAGGTGGCAGTCAGGTGGAGCCGGGGACGATCGCCTCATGA
- a CDS encoding DedA family protein, giving the protein MTAVFTPLLLTLGPAAVLVVMLVVFAETGLLLGFVLPGDSLLFLSGALVTSHVVGVPIWLVMIGVVLAAAAGDQLGYLIGRRYGPAVFRRETSRFLRPEYVDRAHDFFERRGNAAVIIGRFIPIIRTFTPTVAGVARMPRGRFTAYNVVGAVLWGSGMVALGALFGGIPLVAQHVEVITIGFAGLSVVPLGIELLRMRRTRARAAQTPEPPESAEPAASSGPAESAEAA; this is encoded by the coding sequence ATGACCGCCGTCTTCACCCCGCTCCTGCTGACCCTCGGGCCGGCCGCGGTGCTCGTCGTCATGCTCGTCGTCTTCGCCGAGACGGGCCTGCTGCTCGGCTTCGTCCTGCCCGGGGACTCCCTGCTGTTCCTGTCCGGCGCGCTCGTGACGTCCCACGTCGTGGGGGTGCCGATCTGGCTGGTGATGATCGGGGTCGTGCTGGCGGCCGCCGCCGGCGACCAGCTCGGGTACCTCATCGGTCGCCGGTACGGGCCGGCCGTCTTCCGGCGGGAGACCTCACGGTTCCTGCGGCCCGAGTACGTCGACCGGGCGCACGACTTCTTCGAGCGTCGGGGCAACGCGGCGGTCATCATCGGACGCTTCATCCCGATCATCCGCACCTTCACGCCCACGGTGGCCGGCGTGGCCCGCATGCCTCGTGGTCGGTTCACGGCCTACAACGTCGTCGGCGCCGTGCTGTGGGGGAGTGGGATGGTGGCGCTCGGCGCGTTGTTCGGCGGCATCCCGCTGGTCGCCCAGCACGTGGAGGTCATCACCATCGGCTTCGCCGGTCTCTCCGTGGTCCCGCTCGGCATCGAGCTGCTGCGCATGCGACGGACGCGGGCGCGTGCTGCGCAGACCCCCGAGCCTCCGGAGTCCGCCGAGCCCGCTGCGTCCTCCGGGCCGGCCGAGAGCGCTGAGGCGGCGTAG
- a CDS encoding TetR/AcrR family transcriptional regulator: MTENVDRRQQRGEQHREAILAAAADLVAETRSVQLSTEALAERAGVSRRTVFNHFATLEAVVTEVLARSIGEAVDALESAARRVEGDDTLDSTFARMSAVFEQTDLTPQMSFLWSVLSVDDTLPRRYGHVIDDAFHRLRDLLLATALEPGDTTDTFGRELLVTSLMNGTAFVAQRWCEETRGVVDDDSRALWTSLVVRMTDQLGRGYRHARA, from the coding sequence ATGACCGAGAACGTCGACCGCCGCCAGCAGCGCGGTGAGCAGCACCGCGAGGCGATCCTCGCCGCTGCCGCCGACCTGGTGGCGGAGACGCGATCGGTGCAGCTCAGCACCGAGGCCCTCGCCGAACGCGCCGGCGTGTCGCGACGGACGGTGTTCAACCACTTCGCCACGCTCGAGGCGGTCGTCACCGAGGTGCTGGCCCGCAGCATCGGCGAGGCCGTCGACGCGCTCGAGTCCGCGGCGCGTCGCGTCGAGGGCGACGACACCCTCGACAGCACCTTCGCCCGCATGTCCGCCGTCTTCGAGCAGACCGACCTGACGCCGCAGATGTCGTTCCTGTGGTCGGTGCTCAGCGTCGACGACACGCTGCCGCGGCGCTACGGCCACGTCATCGACGACGCCTTCCACCGCCTGCGCGACCTGCTGCTCGCCACCGCGCTCGAGCCCGGGGACACCACGGACACCTTCGGCCGCGAGCTGCTCGTCACCTCGCTGATGAACGGGACCGCCTTCGTCGCCCAGCGCTGGTGCGAGGAGACCCGGGGCGTCGTCGACGACGACTCCCGTGCGCTGTGGACGTCGCTCGTCGTCCGCATGACCGACCAGCTCGGGCGCGGCTACCGCCACGCCAGGGCCTGA
- a CDS encoding MMPL family transporter, which produces MASLLYRLGRFAARRAWTVLAAWVAVLALAAGAFALFGGALTSTVTIPDTPTQRVADQLADRFPDASGGSATVIFRSEDGKALSDAQRAGIAAVLKKVDGVDGVAGTVDPFAVEQQAAAQVQKLEDGRRQLEQGRERLEAGERQLAAARQQLEAAPSVSQAQRQQLAAQEEELAQGREELEAQGRTLDDGAALLKLSEGLRQVSEDGTTALAQVQFTDELVEVTPEVREDVLAALTDDPVDGVEVLPSAEISQEIPNVFGPGEAVGLVVAAIVLVVMLGTFVTAGLPLLNALLGVGVGVLASLSLSGAVEMLSVSPALGVMLGLAVGIDYSLFIINRHRKQLARGMDVHESIGLANGTSGNAVVFAGSTVLIALLALNVVGIGFLGVMGTVGAICVFVAILVAITLTPAMLGLLGRRALTRKERGQAPQPEGAHLPADRPMSTVRAWLTVVGTVVVLLVVAIPALSMRLGLNSATSEPEDSVVYQSYSTVERAFGPGANGPLLVVATLDDPVTDATLTSEQLRLGELLRDQGDVTAVAPVGASEDKMLLAFQVVPKTGPSDEATEQLVRDVRDLRADGVASFGVAGATSGNIDVSAQLSDALPVYLAVVVGLSLLILVLVFRSILVPLTATLGFVLSLLATFGGLTAIFQWGWIGSVFGVHDPGPVLSFLPVILIGVLFGLAMDYQLFLVSGMREAHAHGAPARVAVQRGFHAGRSVVIAAALIMVSVFAGFIFADSGMIKSVGFGLAFGVLVDAFVVRILLVPAVMHLLGESAWWMPRWLDRILPDMDVEGAALERSHPDPAHAHPEDAHPR; this is translated from the coding sequence ATGGCATCGTTGCTCTACCGACTCGGTCGCTTCGCGGCCCGCCGCGCCTGGACCGTGCTGGCCGCCTGGGTGGCGGTCCTCGCCCTCGCTGCCGGCGCCTTCGCGCTCTTCGGCGGCGCGCTGACGTCGACCGTCACCATCCCCGACACGCCCACGCAGCGCGTGGCAGACCAGCTCGCGGACCGGTTCCCCGACGCGAGCGGCGGCAGCGCGACGGTGATCTTCCGCAGCGAGGACGGCAAGGCGCTCTCCGACGCGCAGCGGGCCGGCATCGCGGCCGTGCTGAAGAAGGTCGACGGCGTCGACGGTGTCGCGGGCACGGTCGACCCGTTCGCCGTCGAGCAGCAGGCCGCCGCGCAGGTCCAGAAGCTGGAGGACGGCCGACGACAGCTCGAGCAGGGACGCGAGCGCCTGGAGGCAGGAGAGCGGCAGCTCGCCGCGGCGCGACAGCAGCTCGAGGCCGCGCCCTCGGTGTCGCAGGCGCAGCGCCAGCAGCTCGCCGCCCAGGAGGAGGAGCTCGCGCAGGGTCGCGAGGAGCTCGAGGCGCAGGGTCGCACGCTCGACGACGGCGCGGCACTGCTGAAGCTCAGTGAGGGTCTGCGGCAGGTCTCGGAGGACGGGACCACCGCCCTCGCGCAGGTGCAGTTCACGGACGAGCTCGTCGAGGTGACGCCGGAGGTCCGAGAGGACGTGCTGGCCGCGCTCACCGACGACCCGGTCGACGGCGTCGAGGTGCTGCCGTCCGCCGAGATCTCCCAGGAGATCCCGAACGTCTTCGGGCCGGGCGAGGCCGTCGGCCTCGTCGTGGCCGCGATCGTCCTCGTGGTGATGCTCGGGACGTTCGTGACGGCGGGCCTGCCGCTGCTGAACGCGCTGCTCGGCGTCGGCGTCGGTGTCCTGGCCAGCCTCTCGCTGTCCGGGGCCGTCGAGATGCTGTCGGTCAGCCCGGCCCTCGGCGTGATGCTCGGCCTGGCGGTCGGCATCGACTACTCGCTCTTCATCATCAACCGGCACCGCAAGCAGCTCGCGCGCGGCATGGACGTGCACGAGTCGATCGGCCTCGCCAACGGGACGTCGGGCAACGCGGTCGTGTTCGCCGGCAGCACCGTGCTGATCGCCCTGCTCGCGCTCAACGTCGTCGGGATCGGGTTCCTCGGCGTCATGGGCACAGTCGGCGCGATCTGCGTGTTCGTCGCGATCCTCGTCGCCATCACGCTGACGCCCGCGATGCTCGGTCTGCTCGGCCGTCGTGCCCTGACCCGCAAGGAGCGCGGTCAGGCGCCGCAGCCCGAGGGTGCGCACCTGCCCGCCGACCGCCCGATGAGCACCGTCCGCGCGTGGCTCACCGTCGTGGGGACCGTCGTCGTGCTGCTCGTCGTGGCGATCCCCGCGCTCTCGATGCGGCTCGGCCTCAACTCGGCCACGTCGGAGCCTGAGGACTCGGTCGTCTACCAGTCGTACAGCACGGTCGAGCGGGCGTTCGGGCCCGGCGCGAACGGCCCGCTGCTCGTCGTGGCGACGCTCGACGACCCGGTCACCGACGCCACGCTGACGTCGGAGCAGCTACGTCTCGGCGAGCTGCTGCGCGACCAGGGCGACGTCACCGCGGTGGCACCCGTCGGGGCGTCGGAGGACAAGATGCTGCTCGCGTTCCAGGTGGTGCCGAAGACCGGACCGTCCGACGAGGCGACCGAGCAGCTGGTCCGCGACGTGCGCGACCTGCGCGCGGACGGCGTGGCGTCGTTCGGTGTCGCCGGCGCGACGTCGGGCAACATCGACGTCAGCGCGCAGCTCTCCGACGCGTTGCCGGTCTACCTCGCGGTCGTCGTCGGGCTGTCGCTGCTGATCCTCGTGCTGGTGTTCCGCTCCATCCTGGTGCCGCTCACCGCGACGCTGGGCTTCGTGCTGTCGCTGCTCGCGACGTTCGGCGGGCTCACCGCGATCTTCCAATGGGGCTGGATCGGCTCGGTGTTCGGCGTGCACGACCCCGGCCCGGTGCTGAGCTTCCTGCCGGTCATCCTCATCGGCGTGCTGTTCGGGCTGGCGATGGACTACCAGCTGTTCCTCGTGTCAGGGATGCGTGAGGCGCACGCGCACGGCGCGCCGGCGCGGGTGGCGGTGCAGCGGGGGTTCCACGCGGGCCGGTCGGTCGTCATCGCCGCGGCGCTCATCATGGTGTCCGTCTTCGCGGGGTTCATCTTCGCCGACTCCGGGATGATCAAGTCCGTCGGCTTCGGGCTGGCCTTCGGCGTGCTGGTCGACGCGTTCGTCGTGCGCATCCTGCTCGTCCCGGCCGTCATGCACCTGCTGGGGGAGTCGGCCTGGTGGATGCCGCGCTGGCTCGACCGCATCCTGCCCGACATGGACGTCGAGGGTGCCGCGCTCGAGCGCTCCCACCCCGACCCGGCGCACGCACACCCGGAGGACGCCCACCCCCGCTGA
- a CDS encoding nucleotidyltransferase family protein: MGELHGLVLGAGAGRRLGRPKATVVDADGEPWVARAVRVLREGGCDPVHVVLGADADTARALVPPDARVVVADDWSEGMSASLRAGLRAVAATSADAVMIHLVDLPDVGSDVVARVAAQGSAPDALARAEFFSRPGHPVLMGRDHWSACAATLVGDRGAHAYLSAASATAVACDDLASGEDRDTSVEGT, translated from the coding sequence GTGGGTGAGCTGCACGGACTGGTGCTCGGGGCCGGGGCCGGGCGACGACTCGGTCGGCCGAAGGCCACGGTGGTCGACGCGGACGGCGAGCCGTGGGTCGCGCGCGCCGTCCGGGTGCTTCGCGAGGGCGGGTGCGATCCCGTGCACGTGGTCCTGGGCGCGGACGCCGACACGGCACGCGCCCTCGTCCCGCCCGACGCGCGCGTCGTCGTCGCGGACGACTGGTCCGAGGGCATGTCGGCGTCGCTGCGCGCTGGGCTGCGTGCCGTCGCCGCGACCTCGGCCGACGCCGTGATGATCCATCTCGTCGACCTGCCCGACGTCGGCTCCGACGTCGTCGCGCGGGTCGCGGCGCAGGGTTCGGCGCCCGACGCGCTCGCCCGCGCAGAATTTTTCTCCCGCCCCGGTCACCCCGTGCTGATGGGGCGCGACCACTGGTCCGCATGTGCGGCGACGCTGGTGGGAGACCGGGGCGCACATGCGTACCTGAGCGCCGCATCTGCCACCGCAGTCGCGTGCGACGACCTCGCGTCCGGAGAGGACCGCGACACCTCCGTCGAGGGCACCTGA